A section of the Paenibacillus aurantius genome encodes:
- a CDS encoding glycosyl hydrolase — translation MDKLERTAKQAPGFPSRDPGLDVYPGFVSPPSGYGEVAFYWWVGEPLTKERLEWQLDQLKDYPITSLQINYAHSDQGGDAWGLTIPSDPPLFSEAWWELFAWFAEKAGTYGISVSLSDYTLCWPGQGWYIDEILGSRPDISGYNLLVQEWDAGDGLLELALPPGVLSVISYRCDETGQSTGEWTSLADHVRGNSLHWAKPDGTWRVAAVYSELRPRSIDPMHPESGALVISHFFQRFEERLANIPNAKLGFFFSDELGFGIKGRLWNDTFRKEFMRRKGYDLLPELASLFLPVDPRAPKIRMDYADVLVALSEEHYFKPIFEWHEQRDMIYGCDHGGRGKDVTEFGDYFRTQRWNQGPGCDQPYFYCDLIKNKVASSIAHLYERPRTWLEGFYSSGWGSTTADLTDAIFRNFVSGHNLLTLHGLYYTTYGGWWEWAPPCNHFRMPYWKHMKPLLDCTERLSYLLSQGVHVCDVAVLYPVEAMEAGMGGEASVAAAFGIGEYLYKRGIDWDFIDFQSVDRAVIADRKLQAAGEAYRVLILPAMRAIRHSTLWKALEFYEAGGLVLAFDCLPEASDRFGADDPDLDAAVRTLFGWTASEAERSGDNRTFRNPSGGWAVTARSFQEVERTITEAFPRDFACGMDMDDTTFPYVMHRRIGSRDLYAVYGVPSGTECFFRCQGTVELWNPWDASVTPLEPGRTTSEGTFIRLPLEQTELQLLVFSREMTIPDRHGSAIITRYGNESSRFIELGDPWSFKLLPTMDNRFGDYRQPPEPVYIGAEARQFQHALEHAESVGQWQLSEFDDSSWPKVTNGYGPYFWKLGPLPEEDATPELEQRLLTSRSAPALGQPLTEHGNEYPWKAYEFSMRYGIEGDPGHQGYHGLKGEMNDDLLAVGVKRFVHTDTVYDVEEEGAVTYFWSTFDAGGERSAVMRVSGNVPTRIWLNGTIVQDPEPLAIQPGVNIVLVRYDQPGRGCVRFERPDAADWEQSLPLATTWYQNPALFPFDAFPGHSRPAAGWYRFTAPPGLKSMKVAAHGRLQVWVDDEEWEVRQTGTGAEGSLEYVAAGPVNKAKIHQVALRIAYEACSYGGAALPEPVLLECDEGEMQLGDWSAIDGLHCYSGGASYSQSFCWEPDEAGKNRKVILDLGKLSASAEVWMNGELVQILVAPPWSVDITSYLRSGDNRLEVRIYNTLANHYVTIPTRYRGDLTSGLMGPVRLQIRE, via the coding sequence ATGGATAAGTTGGAACGCACGGCAAAGCAAGCTCCCGGTTTCCCGAGCCGCGATCCCGGACTGGATGTTTATCCCGGGTTTGTTTCTCCGCCTTCGGGTTATGGAGAAGTGGCCTTCTATTGGTGGGTCGGTGAGCCTTTAACCAAGGAGAGGCTGGAATGGCAGCTGGATCAGTTGAAGGATTACCCGATCACCTCTTTGCAGATCAATTATGCGCATTCCGATCAGGGCGGGGACGCTTGGGGACTGACGATTCCGAGCGATCCCCCTCTCTTCTCTGAAGCCTGGTGGGAGCTGTTCGCTTGGTTTGCTGAGAAAGCAGGCACCTACGGGATATCCGTCAGCCTTAGCGATTACACGCTGTGCTGGCCGGGACAAGGGTGGTACATCGATGAGATACTCGGCAGCCGACCGGACATCAGCGGATATAACCTGCTCGTCCAGGAATGGGATGCCGGGGATGGCCTATTGGAGCTGGCGCTTCCTCCCGGTGTCCTCTCGGTCATCTCCTATCGCTGTGACGAAACGGGTCAATCGACCGGCGAGTGGACGAGCCTTGCGGATCATGTCCGCGGTAACTCCCTCCATTGGGCGAAGCCGGATGGGACTTGGCGTGTTGCCGCCGTCTATTCCGAGCTTCGTCCCCGATCCATTGATCCGATGCACCCGGAAAGCGGGGCGCTCGTCATCTCGCACTTTTTCCAGCGATTCGAAGAAAGGCTCGCCAACATTCCGAACGCCAAGCTGGGCTTCTTCTTCTCGGATGAGCTGGGCTTCGGCATCAAAGGGCGGCTGTGGAACGATACGTTCCGGAAGGAATTCATGCGGCGTAAAGGCTACGACCTCCTGCCTGAACTCGCCTCCCTCTTCCTCCCCGTTGATCCCCGGGCACCGAAAATTCGGATGGATTACGCCGACGTGCTGGTTGCCCTATCCGAAGAACATTATTTTAAGCCTATCTTTGAATGGCATGAACAGCGGGACATGATCTATGGCTGCGACCACGGAGGCCGGGGCAAGGATGTGACCGAGTTCGGCGATTACTTCCGCACCCAGCGCTGGAATCAGGGGCCGGGCTGCGATCAACCTTACTTTTATTGCGACCTGATCAAAAACAAAGTGGCGAGCTCCATCGCCCACCTGTATGAGCGTCCCCGCACTTGGCTGGAAGGCTTCTACAGCTCCGGCTGGGGATCGACGACCGCCGATCTGACGGATGCCATCTTCCGTAATTTCGTGTCGGGTCACAATCTATTGACCCTCCACGGTCTGTATTACACAACCTACGGAGGCTGGTGGGAATGGGCCCCGCCCTGCAACCATTTCCGTATGCCCTATTGGAAGCATATGAAGCCGCTTCTGGATTGTACGGAACGACTCAGTTACTTGCTAAGTCAAGGCGTTCACGTATGCGACGTGGCCGTCCTGTATCCGGTGGAAGCCATGGAGGCCGGAATGGGCGGAGAGGCCTCGGTGGCTGCGGCGTTCGGGATCGGCGAGTACCTGTACAAACGGGGAATCGATTGGGATTTTATCGACTTCCAATCCGTCGACCGCGCGGTGATCGCCGACCGGAAGCTGCAAGCAGCCGGAGAAGCTTACCGGGTGCTGATTCTGCCCGCCATGCGTGCGATCCGCCATTCCACCCTCTGGAAGGCGTTGGAATTCTACGAAGCGGGGGGACTCGTTCTCGCGTTCGATTGTCTCCCGGAAGCCAGTGACCGCTTCGGAGCGGACGATCCGGATTTGGATGCGGCCGTGCGTACATTATTCGGTTGGACGGCGTCCGAAGCCGAACGATCAGGCGATAACCGGACGTTCCGTAACCCGTCAGGGGGATGGGCCGTTACCGCTCGCTCCTTCCAGGAAGTGGAGAGGACCATTACCGAGGCCTTTCCCCGCGATTTTGCTTGCGGCATGGACATGGATGACACGACGTTTCCTTATGTCATGCATCGCCGCATCGGCAGCCGCGACCTTTATGCGGTTTACGGCGTTCCAAGCGGGACGGAATGCTTCTTCCGGTGTCAAGGCACGGTAGAGCTATGGAATCCTTGGGATGCTTCCGTCACTCCCCTGGAACCTGGCCGCACGACGTCGGAAGGCACTTTTATCCGGTTGCCTCTTGAGCAAACAGAGCTCCAGTTACTCGTGTTCTCCCGGGAGATGACGATTCCGGACCGTCATGGGAGTGCGATTATCACCCGCTACGGGAACGAATCCAGCCGGTTCATCGAATTGGGAGATCCTTGGTCGTTTAAGCTGCTGCCTACGATGGATAACCGATTCGGGGATTATCGGCAGCCTCCCGAACCGGTCTATATCGGCGCCGAAGCTCGCCAATTCCAGCATGCCTTGGAACACGCGGAATCCGTCGGGCAATGGCAATTATCTGAATTCGACGACTCCTCTTGGCCAAAAGTTACCAATGGGTACGGCCCCTATTTCTGGAAACTTGGACCGCTTCCAGAAGAAGACGCAACGCCGGAGCTGGAGCAGCGGCTTCTCACTTCGAGATCGGCACCGGCACTCGGCCAGCCTCTAACCGAACACGGGAATGAATATCCATGGAAAGCTTATGAGTTTTCTATGCGGTACGGGATCGAAGGCGATCCGGGCCATCAAGGCTATCATGGGCTGAAGGGCGAGATGAACGACGATCTTCTTGCCGTCGGCGTCAAAAGATTCGTTCATACGGATACGGTCTATGACGTTGAAGAAGAAGGAGCGGTGACCTACTTCTGGTCTACCTTCGACGCCGGTGGAGAACGCAGCGCAGTCATGCGGGTGAGCGGCAACGTGCCAACGCGGATATGGCTAAACGGAACCATCGTGCAAGACCCGGAACCACTGGCCATCCAGCCTGGAGTAAATATCGTTCTTGTTCGTTACGACCAACCGGGACGCGGCTGCGTTCGTTTTGAGAGACCGGATGCGGCGGACTGGGAACAGTCCCTGCCGCTGGCTACTACCTGGTATCAGAATCCCGCCCTATTCCCCTTCGATGCTTTTCCAGGACACAGCAGGCCGGCTGCGGGCTGGTACCGGTTCACGGCACCTCCCGGCTTAAAGAGCATGAAAGTAGCTGCTCACGGGCGGCTTCAGGTATGGGTGGATGATGAGGAATGGGAAGTCCGGCAAACCGGCACTGGTGCGGAGGGATCGCTCGAATATGTGGCGGCTGGTCCGGTGAACAAAGCGAAGATTCACCAGGTCGCCCTTCGCATCGCCTACGAAGCCTGCTCCTACGGCGGGGCTGCGCTGCCGGAACCAGTCTTACTGGAATGCGACGAAGGGGAAATGCAGCTTGGCGATTGGTCGGCCATTGACGGGTTACACTGTTACTCCGGCGGAGCCTCCTATTCCCAATCCTTCTGCTGGGAGCCTGACGAAGCCGGCAAGAATAGAAAAGTCATTCTGGATTTAGGAAAACTGTCAGCTTCAGCGGAGGTGTGGATGAACGGAGAACTTGTCCAAATCCTCGTTGCTCCCCCCTGGTCCGTTGATATCACTTCCTATTTGCGAAGCGGGGACAATCGGCTCGAAGTTCGGATATACAATACGCTAGCCAATCACTATGTGACGATTCCAACCCGGTATCGCGGTGACCTGACTTCGGGGTTAATGGGTCCGGTCCGTCTGCAGATCAGAGAATAG
- the uxuA gene encoding mannonate dehydratase, whose protein sequence is MRMVFRWYGEGNDTVSLRHIKQIPGVEGIVWSLHDVPPGEEWPLDKILDYKAQADEYGFHLEVVESVNIHEDIKLGLPTRDGYISNYIRTMEKLARVGVKVICYNFMPVFDWIRTDLFKELEDGSTALFYEKAKVDSIDPEELVLAIAGNPTYTMAGWEPDRLRKLIPLFEAYREITSEHLWNHLKYFLVRIVPAAEKLDIRMAIHPDDPPWPVFGLPRIMTGRDSIRRLLQLVDSPYNGVTLCSGSLGAHPANDIPAMIREFADRIPFAHIRNVRTYENGDFIECSHRASDGTVDICEIVRAYHETGFRGYARPDHGRHLWDESCRPGYGLYDRALGIMYLWGIWDSLERANQGR, encoded by the coding sequence ATGAGAATGGTATTTCGCTGGTATGGGGAAGGCAATGATACGGTTTCCCTCCGGCACATTAAACAAATTCCCGGCGTGGAAGGCATTGTCTGGTCACTCCATGACGTTCCTCCCGGTGAAGAGTGGCCCCTGGACAAAATCCTGGACTACAAAGCCCAAGCCGACGAATACGGCTTTCATCTCGAAGTTGTCGAGAGCGTTAACATTCATGAGGACATTAAGCTGGGGCTCCCTACCCGGGACGGATACATTAGTAATTACATCCGCACGATGGAGAAGCTTGCCCGGGTTGGCGTTAAGGTCATCTGCTATAACTTCATGCCGGTCTTCGATTGGATCCGGACCGATTTGTTTAAGGAACTGGAAGACGGTTCGACGGCTCTATTTTATGAGAAGGCCAAGGTTGACTCGATCGACCCCGAAGAACTCGTACTCGCCATAGCGGGCAACCCCACCTACACGATGGCCGGTTGGGAGCCGGATAGACTGCGTAAGCTCATCCCTCTGTTTGAAGCGTACCGGGAAATCACCTCCGAGCATCTGTGGAACCATTTAAAGTATTTTTTGGTGAGAATCGTGCCGGCTGCGGAGAAGCTTGACATTCGTATGGCGATCCATCCGGACGATCCGCCCTGGCCCGTCTTCGGGCTGCCACGAATCATGACGGGGCGCGATAGCATTCGCAGGCTGCTGCAGCTGGTCGACAGTCCTTATAACGGGGTCACGTTGTGCAGCGGGTCGCTCGGCGCCCATCCCGCCAACGACATCCCGGCCATGATCCGGGAATTTGCGGACCGTATCCCTTTTGCTCATATTCGAAACGTGCGAACCTACGAGAACGGCGATTTTATCGAATGCTCCCACCGGGCTTCTGACGGAACGGTCGATATATGTGAAATTGTAAGAGCCTACCACGAGACGGGATTTCGAGGCTACGCCCGTCCCGACCATGGCCGGCACCTATGGGATGAGTCTTGTCGACCCGGATACGGCTTATACGATAGAGCTCTCGGCATTATGTATCTATGGGGAATATGGGATTCTTTGGAGCGTGCTAATCAAGGGCGGTAA
- a CDS encoding AraC family transcriptional regulator, whose amino-acid sequence MPIYNEYSMAIRAYNYWKDKPGFLLDADRYEYWAIFAVEEGSFEYTINGYTGQAAAGDFVLCPPQTDFHRRLASGWLTFHFILFDWREGELGEEERKARGVLSRFPDCRFRLLDDDRTLSTLAHFRRLSHSTPNSSFLFKLREHLLNDLWLALYLESVQSAKASPSYQDPLMIEVKSAIQELAYQPFLLMDIAERFHLNKVQLTRRFRRSFGVNPMDYVTQLRIKKARSLLSGSDQTIDRIARSCGYDNGFYFARVFLKHVGLTPSQYRKTHMI is encoded by the coding sequence ATGCCGATCTACAACGAGTACTCCATGGCTATACGCGCTTATAACTATTGGAAGGATAAGCCCGGCTTCCTGCTCGATGCCGATCGGTATGAATACTGGGCCATTTTCGCCGTTGAGGAAGGCAGCTTTGAATACACGATTAATGGATACACCGGTCAGGCTGCAGCGGGAGATTTCGTGCTATGTCCGCCGCAAACGGATTTTCACCGGCGTTTGGCAAGCGGGTGGCTGACGTTTCATTTTATTTTGTTCGACTGGCGGGAGGGAGAGCTCGGGGAAGAAGAAAGGAAAGCAAGGGGGGTGCTTTCCCGGTTTCCCGACTGCCGGTTCCGTCTGCTGGATGACGACCGAACCCTTTCTACGCTTGCCCATTTCCGGAGGCTATCCCATTCTACTCCCAATTCCTCGTTTCTCTTTAAGCTTAGGGAGCACCTTCTCAATGATTTGTGGCTGGCGCTCTATTTGGAATCGGTTCAAAGCGCAAAAGCATCACCATCTTATCAGGATCCACTTATGATTGAGGTTAAGTCGGCCATCCAAGAGCTTGCCTATCAGCCTTTCCTGCTTATGGATATAGCTGAGCGTTTTCACCTTAATAAAGTCCAGCTCACCCGCCGGTTTCGCCGGTCGTTTGGAGTCAATCCAATGGATTATGTGACCCAGCTTCGCATTAAGAAAGCCCGGTCGCTTTTGTCCGGCTCCGATCAAACCATCGACCGGATTGCCCGATCCTGCGGCTACGACAACGGATTTTATTTTGCTCGTGTTTTCCTTAAGCATGTTGGTCTCACCCCGTCCCAATACCGCAAAACTCATATGATTTAG
- a CDS encoding glycosyl hydrolase family 95 catalytic domain-containing protein — protein MKVTEINPNYCLDWPIDTDYCHHGIPLSNGRFGALLWFQENTIMVTVNRADYWDHRGGMLWNEQCHFYRLRKLLEAGAYAEAQELFQIEQINGQEKKPTRMPMGRFELKLKDELQIVSAHLDLFHAEASIVCTHPDDGEITFKATLLIDEPVLAFSINSRWLDSITVRPAYAFPEVKTYFDQFDIPPPRVVQGSGQEGWIQELPADPACAVLAEASENLLVTSHYGETKKAAWAAAKDQLEALKETAYEQLTAPTKEVWSRLWKKTADIRIPDEEIGTMYYLGIYKMLGNSMPGGIAPTLQGPWVEEHRMAPWSGDYHFNINVQECLWPAYASNHLESLLPLFNMIDSWKPLLAERAKLFTGEEDGYQMVHACDDRGKVIGKFWTGIIDHANTSWVAQLMWQYGQYARDEEFLLREVYPFMKKTLNVFIRMMEFKDGIYTLSVSISPEYGGAGNEAWGKNSTFFLTNVHFLCDKILRLATRYQIDSDYAEKVRKIRENLPPYTTGQGASGEEIYLWEGQPLAESHRHHSHLGGIYPFDTIPLEDEKHKSLVRHSYQTWVAKGMGAWTGWSMPWASILHGRMGGKDMAYTCLKLLREFFMMPGFATRHNAQYPGFTTFTGGDVMQLEAAIAASAAVLELFVQCVQGEIRLFPALPDRFKDAAFAGIRAEGAFLISGSRSNGRIDSISIYSEKGGTLRLKNPFSGKMMIERKGVKRETDASVIELETSAGETIHMRDFH, from the coding sequence ATGAAAGTAACCGAGATAAACCCGAACTATTGTCTAGATTGGCCGATTGACACGGACTATTGCCACCATGGAATTCCCTTATCCAATGGAAGATTCGGTGCCCTCCTCTGGTTTCAAGAAAATACAATCATGGTCACCGTGAATCGGGCGGATTATTGGGATCACCGCGGGGGAATGCTTTGGAATGAACAATGTCATTTTTATCGCTTGCGAAAGCTGCTTGAGGCGGGAGCCTACGCCGAAGCACAGGAATTGTTCCAAATCGAACAAATCAACGGTCAAGAAAAGAAACCGACCCGGATGCCCATGGGACGCTTTGAACTGAAGCTTAAGGATGAGCTTCAGATCGTTTCCGCACATCTGGATCTGTTCCATGCAGAAGCCTCTATTGTGTGCACTCATCCCGATGATGGGGAGATCACCTTCAAAGCAACCCTTTTGATCGATGAGCCTGTGCTTGCTTTCTCTATAAATAGCCGATGGTTGGATTCAATTACGGTTCGGCCGGCTTATGCATTTCCGGAAGTGAAAACTTATTTCGACCAATTTGACATTCCCCCTCCCCGTGTCGTTCAAGGGAGTGGACAAGAAGGGTGGATTCAGGAGCTTCCGGCTGACCCGGCGTGTGCCGTCCTTGCCGAGGCTTCCGAAAATCTGCTAGTGACAAGCCATTACGGCGAAACGAAAAAGGCTGCATGGGCAGCGGCCAAGGATCAGCTGGAAGCCTTGAAGGAAACGGCCTATGAGCAACTGACCGCTCCCACAAAGGAAGTGTGGAGCCGGCTCTGGAAGAAGACGGCCGATATCCGGATTCCGGACGAGGAAATCGGCACGATGTATTACCTCGGCATCTATAAAATGCTGGGTAACTCGATGCCCGGGGGGATTGCTCCCACACTGCAGGGGCCTTGGGTGGAAGAGCATCGGATGGCTCCTTGGAGCGGGGATTACCATTTTAATATTAACGTGCAGGAATGTTTATGGCCGGCTTATGCCTCGAACCATCTGGAAAGCCTGCTTCCCTTATTTAACATGATCGATAGCTGGAAGCCGCTGCTGGCGGAAAGGGCCAAATTGTTCACGGGAGAAGAGGACGGCTACCAGATGGTTCATGCCTGCGATGATCGCGGCAAAGTGATCGGTAAATTTTGGACAGGAATCATCGATCACGCCAACACCTCTTGGGTTGCCCAGTTGATGTGGCAGTACGGCCAATATGCACGTGATGAGGAATTCCTGCTGCGTGAAGTCTACCCTTTTATGAAGAAAACGCTGAATGTGTTCATTCGTATGATGGAATTCAAGGATGGCATCTATACTTTGTCTGTCTCGATCTCGCCGGAATACGGAGGCGCGGGAAATGAGGCCTGGGGCAAAAATTCCACCTTCTTTCTAACCAATGTTCATTTCTTGTGCGACAAAATCCTTCGTTTGGCCACTCGGTATCAGATCGACAGCGATTATGCCGAGAAGGTCAGGAAGATCCGGGAGAATCTGCCCCCCTACACGACGGGGCAAGGGGCAAGTGGCGAAGAGATCTATTTGTGGGAGGGCCAGCCGCTGGCGGAAAGCCATCGCCACCATTCCCACTTGGGGGGAATTTATCCTTTTGACACGATCCCTTTAGAGGATGAAAAGCATAAGAGCCTAGTCCGCCATTCGTATCAAACCTGGGTCGCCAAAGGGATGGGGGCATGGACGGGATGGTCGATGCCGTGGGCCTCCATACTTCATGGTCGAATGGGCGGCAAAGACATGGCTTATACTTGTCTGAAGCTGCTGCGGGAATTCTTTATGATGCCCGGGTTTGCGACACGCCACAATGCCCAGTATCCCGGCTTCACGACGTTTACGGGCGGAGATGTCATGCAGCTCGAGGCTGCTATTGCCGCTTCGGCCGCTGTCCTGGAACTGTTCGTCCAATGTGTGCAGGGCGAAATCCGCTTGTTTCCGGCGCTTCCCGACCGGTTCAAGGATGCGGCTTTCGCAGGGATCCGGGCGGAAGGGGCTTTTCTCATCTCAGGGTCACGCAGCAATGGCCGGATCGACAGCATTTCGATTTATAGTGAGAAAGGCGGTACTTTACGCTTGAAAAATCCTTTCTCAGGGAAGATGATGATCGAGAGAAAAGGAGTGAAGAGGGAAACGGACGCCTCTGTGATTGAACTAGAGACCTCCGCAGGAGAAACGATTCATATGAGAGATTTCCATTAG
- a CDS encoding GDSL-type esterase/lipase family protein, producing the protein MLLQRIPEAVRQRLREQSQAMYRKAACCEIRFVSDWKPAVVTLVSYEGNSVISIFYGDYFVSQRLIMEEATDFLLELPSPYFLPREELNTVQHSFAPQVWRLVLHGGEVHLLNIKGETLRPPDRKELPPYTYLAYGPSITQGAAAASADLTYVKQAAWRLRSDAINLGVSGSAYCEEELADYIADRGDWDVASLCISVNMLNQGVPVESFQQKAAHMVEKMAAKNPDKPIICIGLLPVFMDIGLIWPERNPASTSEAFRTALQEVVHSIDSPNVHYVDGRQLLRSGLYGLSHDLLHPGNHGMIEMGEHLAAYIKPLLERNQV; encoded by the coding sequence TTGCTGCTGCAAAGGATTCCCGAAGCTGTCCGGCAGCGCCTGCGTGAGCAAAGCCAAGCCATGTATCGGAAAGCGGCTTGCTGTGAAATCCGTTTCGTCAGCGACTGGAAGCCGGCTGTCGTCACCTTGGTCAGCTATGAGGGAAACAGCGTCATCAGTATTTTTTATGGCGACTATTTTGTGTCCCAACGCCTGATCATGGAAGAAGCGACCGACTTTTTACTGGAGCTGCCTTCCCCCTACTTTTTGCCGAGAGAAGAGCTGAATACGGTTCAGCATTCTTTTGCCCCCCAAGTTTGGAGATTGGTGCTTCATGGCGGGGAAGTCCATCTGCTTAATATTAAAGGAGAAACGCTTAGGCCTCCAGATAGGAAGGAACTGCCACCTTATACCTATCTCGCCTATGGACCCTCCATTACCCAGGGGGCGGCTGCTGCAAGTGCGGACTTGACCTATGTGAAGCAGGCGGCCTGGAGGCTCCGGTCGGACGCCATTAATCTTGGAGTTTCGGGCTCCGCCTATTGCGAGGAAGAACTTGCTGATTATATCGCGGACAGAGGGGACTGGGATGTAGCGTCACTCTGTATTTCGGTGAACATGCTGAATCAAGGGGTTCCCGTCGAGAGCTTTCAACAGAAAGCAGCTCATATGGTGGAGAAAATGGCCGCCAAGAATCCCGACAAGCCGATTATTTGCATCGGCCTGCTGCCTGTCTTCATGGACATCGGGTTGATCTGGCCGGAGCGGAATCCCGCTTCCACATCGGAGGCTTTTCGGACCGCTTTGCAAGAGGTCGTGCATTCCATCGATTCGCCTAATGTTCATTATGTTGATGGGCGCCAGCTGCTGCGTTCAGGCTTGTATGGGCTTTCCCATGATCTGCTTCATCCCGGGAATCACGGCATGATTGAAATGGGCGAACATTTGGCTGCTTACATCAAGCCGCTTTTGGAAAGGAATCAAGTTTAG